One window from the genome of Haladaptatus paucihalophilus DX253 encodes:
- a CDS encoding helix-turn-helix domain-containing protein — protein sequence MSVIHVSEKHDGTTHRQVELKFWHPGCWTLEVSDEYDGTHIIEKSLYPTDEMVKGDFIIVSEGDHDIETFVEAIDSHRVVESTAILKHSGDRARVVVTYARSSSIVPEIVNSEFMPIEPVHITGGYEYWTVLVRSDQLESVFTRLEDEYDVQLESIHEVDPHDNVEFANTSDRIYDSLSARQTECLFSAHEAGYYNWPRDVTANDIAADFGISGPTFLEHLRKGEQKVLNAFLTKLAKRNY from the coding sequence ATGAGCGTCATCCACGTCTCGGAGAAACACGACGGAACGACACATCGGCAAGTGGAACTCAAATTCTGGCATCCGGGATGCTGGACGCTCGAAGTCTCCGACGAGTACGACGGAACCCACATCATCGAGAAGTCGCTCTACCCGACCGACGAGATGGTTAAGGGTGACTTCATCATCGTTTCCGAGGGTGACCACGACATCGAGACGTTCGTCGAAGCCATCGACTCCCACCGTGTGGTCGAGAGCACGGCCATCCTGAAACACAGCGGCGACCGCGCCCGCGTCGTCGTCACCTACGCGCGCTCGTCCAGCATCGTCCCGGAAATCGTCAACTCGGAGTTCATGCCCATCGAACCCGTGCACATCACCGGCGGGTACGAGTACTGGACCGTCCTCGTCCGCTCGGACCAACTCGAATCCGTCTTCACCAGACTCGAAGACGAGTACGACGTGCAGTTGGAATCGATTCACGAGGTGGACCCCCACGACAACGTGGAGTTCGCCAACACCAGCGACCGGATTTACGACTCGCTTTCGGCCCGCCAGACGGAGTGTCTCTTCTCGGCGCACGAGGCGGGCTACTACAACTGGCCGCGTGACGTGACCGCGAACGACATCGCCGCCGACTTCGGCATCAGCGGCCCGACGTTCCTCGAACACCTCAGGAAGGGCGAACAGAAGGTCCTCAACGCCTTCCTCACCAAACTCGCCAAGCGAAACTACTGA
- a CDS encoding MogA/MoaB family molybdenum cofactor biosynthesis protein: MTNHDDNGGDHSDGHDDTGHDEGEHGHHDHEDGHDGHSDDEHGHHNHAHNHDHDHHSHDVSELGFAVVTVSSSRSVDDDPAGNAIAELVEDAGHDVVTRELVADDHDGVQKTVHNIVGRDDVGVVVTTGGTGVTPDDVTVEAVRPLLEKELPGFGELFRRLSYDDIGTKIVGTRATAGVANGVVVCCLPGSENAVRLGLSEIILEEAGHLAGLARRE, translated from the coding sequence ATGACTAATCACGACGATAACGGCGGAGACCACAGCGACGGCCACGATGACACTGGACACGACGAGGGCGAACACGGCCACCACGACCACGAAGACGGTCACGACGGCCACAGCGACGATGAACACGGCCACCACAACCACGCGCACAACCACGACCACGACCATCACAGCCACGACGTGAGCGAACTCGGCTTCGCGGTCGTCACCGTCTCCTCGTCGCGGTCCGTGGACGACGACCCGGCGGGCAACGCCATCGCGGAACTCGTCGAGGATGCGGGACACGACGTCGTGACGCGGGAACTCGTCGCCGACGATCACGACGGGGTGCAGAAGACGGTGCACAACATCGTCGGGCGCGACGACGTGGGCGTCGTCGTCACGACCGGCGGCACCGGAGTCACGCCGGACGACGTGACGGTAGAGGCCGTTCGCCCGCTGCTCGAGAAGGAGCTACCCGGTTTCGGCGAACTGTTCCGGCGGCTCTCCTACGACGACATCGGGACGAAGATCGTCGGGACGCGAGCGACCGCGGGCGTCGCGAACGGCGTCGTGGTCTGTTGTCTCCCCGGGAGCGAGAACGCGGTTCGACTCGGCCTGTCCGAAATCATTCTCGAAGAGGCGGGCCACCTCGCCGGTCTCGCGCGCCGCGAGTGA
- a CDS encoding M55 family metallopeptidase, with amino-acid sequence MKVFISADMEGITGIADPSDVVKGEADYPAGREAMVADVNAAVEGALSGGAEAVLVNDSHSSMTNLPRESLHESARLIRGGTKPWSMMQGLSEDHDVAFFVGYHAKAGTPEAVLNHTYYGQVLLSLRVNGTEVGELGWNAGLAASIGVPVGLVTGDDATEAEALDRLEDVETAVVKDAVDRFTANCLPPERARARIRDGAERAVRRASDFAQPTPDEPVTIEADWAATNQAASAAGIPSVERVAGRTTRIEADSYVAAFEASVAMLHGGGAGRNEFYG; translated from the coding sequence ATGAAGGTCTTCATTTCCGCCGACATGGAGGGAATCACGGGCATCGCCGACCCGAGCGACGTGGTGAAAGGCGAGGCAGATTACCCCGCCGGACGGGAGGCGATGGTCGCCGACGTGAACGCGGCCGTCGAGGGTGCTCTCTCTGGTGGCGCCGAGGCGGTGCTGGTCAACGATTCGCACTCCTCGATGACGAACCTGCCCCGCGAGTCCCTGCACGAATCGGCCCGCCTGATCCGCGGCGGCACGAAACCGTGGTCGATGATGCAGGGCCTGTCCGAGGACCACGACGTCGCCTTTTTCGTCGGCTATCACGCCAAGGCCGGAACGCCGGAGGCCGTCCTGAACCACACCTACTACGGACAGGTCCTCCTCTCGCTCCGCGTGAACGGCACGGAGGTCGGCGAACTCGGCTGGAACGCCGGACTCGCGGCCTCGATCGGCGTTCCGGTCGGCCTCGTTACGGGCGACGACGCGACCGAAGCGGAGGCCCTCGACCGTCTGGAGGACGTCGAAACCGCCGTCGTCAAGGACGCCGTTGACCGGTTCACCGCGAACTGCCTCCCTCCCGAACGGGCACGGGCGCGGATTCGGGACGGTGCGGAGCGGGCGGTCCGCCGGGCGTCCGACTTCGCGCAACCGACGCCGGACGAACCGGTGACCATCGAGGCCGACTGGGCGGCGACGAATCAGGCCGCCAGCGCGGCGGGGATTCCGTCGGTCGAACGCGTCGCTGGTCGGACGACTCGCATCGAAGCGGACTCGTACGTCGCGGCGTTCGAGGCGTCCGTGGCGATGTTGCACGGCGGCGGTGCGGGGAGGAACGAGTTCTACGGGTAG
- a CDS encoding zinc-binding dehydrogenase codes for MKAVQFTEHGGTEVIEYGDFPDPEPERDEVLVDVKAGALNHLDVWTRRGLPGITLDMPHIPGSDGAGEVVDVGEDVTRFEPGDRVALSAGVSCGKCEFCRHGEHSMCVNYHIIGEHVRGVHSELAAVPEDNLLSVPEGVSWETAAAAPLVFQTAWRMLITRADVTSGEHVLVLGASGGVGHAAVQIADYAGATVYATGSSEAKLEHARELGADHVIDYEAEDFASQIRELTGGRGVDVVVDHIGKATWQDSLKSLAKGGRIVTCGATTGGQPETDINRIFWNQLSVIGSTMASLGEADDVMELVWDGTFEPAIREVLPMSETARAHEMLENREGFGKVVVKPDSEL; via the coding sequence ATGAAGGCCGTCCAGTTCACGGAACACGGCGGAACCGAAGTCATCGAATACGGCGATTTCCCCGACCCGGAACCGGAACGCGACGAGGTTCTCGTCGACGTGAAGGCGGGCGCGCTGAACCACTTGGACGTGTGGACGCGCCGCGGACTGCCCGGAATCACCCTCGACATGCCGCACATCCCCGGCAGCGACGGGGCGGGCGAGGTCGTGGACGTCGGCGAAGACGTGACGCGCTTCGAACCCGGCGACCGCGTTGCGCTCTCGGCGGGCGTCAGTTGCGGGAAGTGCGAGTTCTGCCGCCACGGCGAGCACTCGATGTGCGTCAACTACCACATCATCGGCGAGCACGTCCGCGGCGTTCACAGCGAACTCGCCGCCGTCCCCGAGGACAATCTGCTTTCGGTTCCCGAGGGCGTCTCGTGGGAGACGGCCGCGGCGGCCCCGCTCGTCTTCCAGACCGCGTGGCGGATGCTCATCACGCGCGCCGACGTCACGTCGGGCGAACACGTTCTCGTCCTCGGCGCGTCCGGCGGCGTCGGCCACGCGGCGGTTCAGATCGCCGACTACGCCGGGGCGACGGTGTACGCCACGGGGAGCAGCGAGGCGAAACTCGAACACGCCCGCGAACTCGGTGCCGACCACGTTATCGACTACGAGGCAGAGGATTTCGCCTCGCAAATCCGCGAGCTGACCGGCGGACGCGGCGTCGATGTCGTCGTGGACCACATCGGCAAGGCCACGTGGCAGGATTCGCTCAAGAGTCTCGCCAAGGGCGGACGAATCGTCACCTGTGGTGCGACCACCGGGGGCCAACCGGAAACCGACATCAACCGAATCTTCTGGAACCAGCTCTCGGTCATCGGTTCGACGATGGCCAGCCTCGGCGAGGCGGACGACGTGATGGAACTCGTCTGGGACGGCACCTTCGAACCCGCGATTCGGGAGGTCCTCCCGATGAGCGAGACGGCCCGCGCCCACGAGATGCTCGAAAACCGGGAAGGCTTTGGTAAAGTGGTGGTAAAACCCGATAGCGAGTTATGA
- a CDS encoding S9 family peptidase — protein sequence MPPSLTISDVLDVEYPGPPAWSADGDFLAATAYEDDGNALFVTDPDGNRSWRFSPEECYVSDFEWSSTNSELLVATDAGELLLADPERRTTERLLSGPEPTESYTWSNDGTRFAFYRDGRPTVRDAETGTERGFDGPKRGPFLGESRMFAWSDDDTYLAYRFVEDETTHVGVIDVESASGQTDELVWRTHGEMANSCPAWLADGRVIFDRRGEGGTMRRIVAADPETGEETVLVEEIDRERGIVSSGAPAVSPDGTKIALSLPLDGWDHVHVVDVTSGERTQLTRGAFEDKGVADATPRWLDDETLVFASNRNDSGQRHLFAVTLDGDTTPLVETPGTNVHPRPAPDGETLAYVHADRARSPELRVSSVVDGEPRRLTRSSVEEWPTAPIDPDRIEFESAGRRIDGYLLDPRKSDSVADDAADLPAVVCVHGGPMRQMRDGWHPSRSYGLFYTYHQYLAAKGYACLFVNYRGGIGYGREFRQAIAGSRGEDEIEDVARAGEFLQSLDYVDADSVAVWGLSYGGYSTLQVLGTHPDTFSLGINLAGLADLELYREWAEETKYPAAVSTEVLRMGGEPWEVPERWDEASPVTHMADYEVPLYNFHGTGDRYVNFEQLDVVVETLTDLGKEFDADHYPGENHVFSKRATWRRTLRKVERVLEDER from the coding sequence ATGCCACCTTCCCTCACTATCTCCGACGTATTGGACGTGGAGTATCCCGGCCCCCCGGCGTGGTCCGCGGACGGCGACTTTCTCGCGGCGACAGCGTACGAGGACGACGGGAACGCCCTGTTCGTGACCGACCCCGACGGGAACCGCTCGTGGCGATTTTCCCCCGAGGAGTGCTACGTCTCCGACTTCGAGTGGTCGTCGACGAACTCCGAGCTTCTCGTTGCGACCGACGCGGGCGAGTTACTGCTCGCCGATCCGGAGCGACGGACGACCGAGCGACTGCTCTCCGGGCCGGAGCCCACGGAATCGTACACGTGGTCGAACGACGGGACGCGGTTCGCGTTCTACCGCGACGGACGACCGACCGTCCGCGACGCCGAAACCGGAACCGAACGCGGGTTCGACGGGCCGAAACGAGGCCCGTTCCTCGGCGAATCCCGGATGTTCGCGTGGTCCGACGACGACACCTATCTGGCCTATCGGTTCGTGGAGGACGAAACCACACACGTCGGCGTCATCGATGTCGAATCCGCCAGCGGCCAAACCGACGAACTGGTCTGGCGCACGCACGGCGAGATGGCGAATTCCTGCCCCGCGTGGCTGGCCGATGGTCGCGTCATTTTCGACCGGCGTGGTGAGGGCGGGACGATGAGACGAATCGTCGCCGCGGACCCCGAGACGGGCGAGGAGACCGTTCTCGTCGAGGAAATCGACCGCGAACGCGGTATCGTTTCGAGCGGTGCCCCGGCGGTGTCCCCCGACGGGACGAAAATCGCACTCTCGCTCCCGTTGGACGGGTGGGACCACGTTCACGTCGTCGATGTGACGTCTGGAGAGCGAACCCAACTCACTCGTGGGGCGTTCGAGGACAAGGGTGTCGCCGACGCGACGCCGCGGTGGCTGGACGACGAGACCCTCGTCTTCGCCTCCAATCGGAACGATTCCGGGCAGCGCCACCTGTTCGCCGTTACGCTCGACGGTGACACGACGCCGCTCGTCGAGACGCCCGGAACCAACGTCCACCCGCGCCCAGCACCGGACGGCGAAACCCTCGCGTACGTCCACGCCGACCGAGCGCGTTCGCCGGAGCTTCGGGTTTCGAGCGTGGTCGACGGCGAACCGAGGCGACTCACCCGCTCGTCAGTCGAGGAATGGCCGACGGCCCCCATCGACCCCGACCGAATCGAGTTCGAAAGCGCGGGACGGCGTATCGACGGCTATCTGTTGGACCCGCGGAAGTCCGATTCTGTCGCGGACGACGCCGCGGACCTTCCCGCCGTCGTCTGCGTTCACGGCGGGCCGATGCGCCAGATGCGCGACGGTTGGCATCCGTCGCGCTCCTACGGCCTCTTTTACACCTATCACCAGTACCTCGCCGCGAAGGGCTACGCCTGCCTCTTCGTCAACTATCGCGGCGGCATCGGCTACGGGAGGGAGTTCAGACAGGCCATCGCGGGGTCCCGCGGGGAGGACGAAATCGAGGACGTGGCGCGTGCGGGCGAGTTCCTGCAATCGCTGGACTACGTGGACGCCGATTCCGTCGCCGTGTGGGGCCTCTCCTACGGCGGTTACTCGACGCTCCAAGTCCTCGGGACGCACCCCGATACCTTCTCGCTCGGCATCAACCTCGCCGGATTGGCGGACCTCGAACTGTACCGCGAGTGGGCCGAGGAGACGAAATACCCGGCGGCCGTCTCGACCGAAGTGTTGCGGATGGGCGGCGAACCGTGGGAGGTCCCCGAGCGCTGGGACGAGGCTTCCCCGGTGACGCACATGGCGGACTACGAGGTTCCGCTGTACAACTTCCACGGGACGGGCGACCGGTACGTCAACTTCGAGCAACTCGACGTGGTGGTCGAAACGCTCACCGACCTCGGAAAGGAGTTCGACGCCGACCACTACCCCGGCGAGAATCACGTCTTCTCGAAGCGGGCGACGTGGAGGCGAACCTTGAGGAAGGTCGAACGAGTGTTGGAGGACGAACGATGA